The window GGCCGGCGGGATCCTGTCGTTGGTGACCCGCACGGGCTCCAGCGGCTCCACCGGCCAGGTCGCGCACGGGGCGTTGTACCAGGTGTTGTTCCACGACATGAACGGCGACTTGCGGTGGGCGTCCCAGGTGTCGTCGCGCCACGCGCTCCACGTCCGGGGCCAGCCCGCGTCGCGGCACTGCACGGCCGTGTAGACGGAGTAGCCGTTGTCGCCGCTCCGGTCCACGGCGCCGAAGTCCTCGTACGCGGTGGCGAGCGCGTCCTGGTCGCCGTCGTTCACGTACGCGGCGAACGCCTCGGCCAGGCGGGGCCAGTACCCGTCGTAGTAGCCGCCGGGCATGAAGGTGTCCTCCAGCTCGCCCGGGCCCACCTTGCCCGCCGCCGGGTGGTCCTTGACCTCGGCGCGCATCCAGTACCAGGCGCTCTCGACCTGGGCCGGGTCGCTGCCCAGCCCGTAGGTGGCGTCGTTCTTCGCGACCCACGCGGCGAAGGCCTTGTGGCGGGCGTCGAACGCGTGGTCCTGGCCCAGGTTGTCCTCGTACCAGACGCCGTCCGGATCGACGACCGAGTCCAGCACCAGGCGGCGCACGCGCTCGGGGAAGAGCTTGGCGTAGACCGCGCCGAGGTAGGTGCCGTACGAGTAGCCGAAGTAGTTGATCCGCTGGGCGCCGAGGGCCCCGCGGATGACGTCGAGGTCCTTCGCGGCGCTGACCGTGTCCATGTACGGCAGCAGGTCGCCGTGCTTCTCGCCGCACGCGGTGGCGAAGGAGGCGGCCCTGTTCCGTGCCGTCCGCTCGGCCTCGTCCGAGTCCGGGACGCTGTCGGGGCGCACCGGGGCGAAGTACTTCGGCAGACAGTCCAGGGCCGGGGTGCTCTTCCCGACCCCGCGCGGGTCGAACCCGATCACGTCGTACTGCGCGGCGACCGCCTTGGGCAGCGAGGCGGCGACGAAGCCCGCCATGGAGAGACCGCTGCCCCCGGGGCCGCCCGGGTTGACGAGGAGCGGGCCCTGGAAGGTCTTCGCCGTGTGCGGGATGCGCGAGAGCGCGAGGGTGATCCGCATGCCCGACGGGTTGTCATGGTCGAGCAGGGAGCGGACGGTCGCGCACTGCAGGGCCGGGTACGCCTTCGTCCCGCAGGCCTTCCACTTGAGGGGCGCGGCCGCACGCGGGACGGCGCCGTCCGTCCCCGCGGACCGCGCCGACGCGGTGGACGGGGCGGCGGTCACCAGGCCGGCGACCGTGGCACCCACCGCGACCAGAATTCCTGCACGTTTCGTCATACGGCCTCCCGGGATAAGGCGATGCGGCTGTGGGTGGCACAGCCCCCGCCGCATGCTTCCCGGATCCG is drawn from Streptomyces sp. NBC_00178 and contains these coding sequences:
- a CDS encoding alpha/beta hydrolase translates to MTKRAGILVAVGATVAGLVTAAPSTASARSAGTDGAVPRAAAPLKWKACGTKAYPALQCATVRSLLDHDNPSGMRITLALSRIPHTAKTFQGPLLVNPGGPGGSGLSMAGFVAASLPKAVAAQYDVIGFDPRGVGKSTPALDCLPKYFAPVRPDSVPDSDEAERTARNRAASFATACGEKHGDLLPYMDTVSAAKDLDVIRGALGAQRINYFGYSYGTYLGAVYAKLFPERVRRLVLDSVVDPDGVWYEDNLGQDHAFDARHKAFAAWVAKNDATYGLGSDPAQVESAWYWMRAEVKDHPAAGKVGPGELEDTFMPGGYYDGYWPRLAEAFAAYVNDGDQDALATAYEDFGAVDRSGDNGYSVYTAVQCRDAGWPRTWSAWRDDTWDAHRKSPFMSWNNTWYNAPCATWPVEPLEPVRVTNDRIPPALLFQATDDAATPYEGGVTMSRRLKGSGLVVEQGGGNHGITLSGNSCLDKHLTAYLADGTLPKRGGSGADAVCDALPEPKAVASTKAAANTKGSTLHGLLGFRG